A window of the Fusarium poae strain DAOMC 252244 chromosome 3, whole genome shotgun sequence genome harbors these coding sequences:
- a CDS encoding hypothetical protein (TransMembrane:1 (o62-85i)), translating to MSSLTTPLTLIAAVKEIEDVAITTADRKLNLPFRDLEKVTLGNEHTIKRSGRSRRSLGISTLWFLLVKIPIIVIVLLITCAWLCLRCRKKKDLAK from the exons ATGTCTTCCCTCACCACACCGCTCACGCTCATAGCAGCTGTGAAAGAGATTGAGGATGTTGCCATCACCACAGCAGATAGGAAACTCAACT TACCTTTCCGAGATCTTGAAAAAGTCACACTTGGGAATGAGCATACAATAAAACGATCTGGCCGAAGTCGGCGGTCCCTTGGCATTTCTACCTTGTGGTTTCTTCTGGTCAAGATACCCATAATAGTGATAGTTCTGCTTATCACTTGCGCGTGGTTATGCCTTCGATgtcgcaagaagaaggacttGGCCAAGTGA